Part of the Hirundo rustica isolate bHirRus1 chromosome 3, bHirRus1.pri.v3, whole genome shotgun sequence genome, caacagcaaagaaaCCCCTTCTTAATCTtcctaaatttttaatttattatgatTATAAATCTGCAAACTCAAGGCTTTGAAAAGCTTTGTGAGCTATCAGATTCTTTTCTATTGAGCCTACTCTTCATCTGGGGTCTTTTCCAAAGTTTATGGAAAAGGATACAAAAAGCCTTCAATCAATAAACAGGAAATTTCAATATCTTTAAAGCTACAGACAAGGCAGATTAGGAAGGTGGAAATGAAATTGGAGACACCTCCACTCTCCTGACTCAGATATAGGCAGGGCAAGAAACATAATGCAATTCCTCTTATGCAAACACAAATCTACCTAGGGACAAACAGTTTATGTCTACCAACCACAGAGCAGGATCAGGGTTGAGAGCTTCTCCTTGATGCCCTacaccaaaacacaaaatgcaCTTTTCCCCCACTTCTTTAATCTACTCCACACCTACTGCATGGACAAACATGTACTCCACTTAAATCACCTGCTAAAGGAATAATGGTGACACTAGACCCATTGACTTTCATTTCACATCAAATATCATTTCTGCCGCAGAAATAGCTGGAATAACACCGAAACTGCCTTAGCAATTTTCAAAGTGAGCTTTTGCTCCAAGTATTGACCCACCATTCATTCCGTTGTACAAACTCCTGTGGTGAGGGGACAGCTCATCTGTCACTTGTCTCCTGAGGGTACCTTCtctgctgcctccgctgaggtgtTTGAGGTGCTCTGGGCTCCCTCCATAGTGTTGTTTGAGATGCTCTGGGCTCGTACCCCTCACCTTGTGCAGGTGCTCTGTACTTCCACTGGGCGTGTGCTTTTGAAGGTGATCTGGGCTGCCACCGCTGTGCTTTTGATGCTCAGGACTACCACCAGGCCTCTGCTTTTGAAAGTGTTCAGGGCTACTACTCAAAACGTGCTTTGGGATAGTTTCtggactgctgctgctgtgcttttgtTGTTCAGGTACTTTGACAATGGTTTTGTGATGCTCGGGGCTCGGCCCTTTCAGGTGATGATCAGGACTGCCAGAACCCCTGGGCTTCTGCAGGTGCTCTGGGCTGATACTCCTGTGTTTCTGATGCTCAGGGCTTCCTTCCCCCCGAGGTTTTTGCAGGTGCTCTGGACTGGTGCTCGGGTGGTGTTTGTGATGGTCCGGGCTGTCTGTGCTGCCCgtgctggaagtgctgctgcCGTCCCCAACATCTCTGATGTACGCGCTGGTGGCAGTCAGCTGGCACAGGCTGATCTGGCTGTCGATAGAGCTCCGGCTGCCTGCTCCTCCGCTCTTCTCCTCATCCAGCAACACACACAACTCCTTCAGCTCTAGGTTCTCCTTAACCACTTCTTCTTGTCTCACTTCAAGCTCTTTCAGCTTCTGCAGGTATAAGGCCACCTCCTTGTGCATGACACTGGCGCTGTACCTGCCCAGCCTCTGCCACTCGCGGGACACCCTCTTGCCCTTCTGCCGGTCATCAtccaggaagcagcagaggtCCCTCAGTTCCTGGTTATCTTCTTGCAGCTTCTGGTTGATGtcctttaaaagaaagattatCATGACAGAGGAGTGTCTAAAGGAATTGATGTTAAACTGTTACACAGACCAATGGACAGCACTGCTGCAAACTCAAGCACTCCAGTGAGGCATAGATAATTCCACGTGTAGACCTGGCACGTTGTAACAGCACCGTGCTTCAAGCAAACAAAGCTGCTGTCCAGCAAAAACTGCCCTTGACTTGGAgctaatttccaatttctgATACAGCAGAAGAGTTTCAGGTgcttaattaattttcatgctAAATATCAGAGTAATTTAGCTCCCAAATTGGGCAAAGATTGTAAGTGCTCTCATGATGATTTCGCTCCCCTGAGAAATATTCATCTGCAAGTTATTGCTAAATAAAAGTGCAAGGTACATCAGAAATTGTAATCTCTCTTAAATAATTACTAACATTTATAGTCCCTATTCCCTAAAGCATAGTCAAATATAAAGATGAccattttagagatttttttttaaaactgaggtttgctggtttttgtttctgattGGCATAAAAAGCCTTGTCAGTCATCACTTGACCATCACTTCAACcattctgaaatgaaataatctggctaaatagattttttttcaccccGAACAAAATGAAGTACATGATTCTATGCCCTTCCCTAAGTGAAGAACAGTCTGAAGCAAatgctctgaagaaaaaatgctcaGAGTATTACTACAGCAGAATAAAAAcgttttcagtattttatccTTCTAGTTT contains:
- the CCDC85A gene encoding coiled-coil domain-containing protein 85A isoform X7 translates to MSKVAAESCGAAPAEDLSKVSDEELLKWSKEELIRSLRRAEAEKMSAMLDHSNLIREVNRRLQLHLGEIRGLKDINQKLQEDNQELRDLCCFLDDDRQKGKRVSREWQRLGRYSASVMHKEVALYLQKLKELEVRQEEVVKENLELKELCVLLDEEKSGGAGSRSSIDSQISLCQLTATSAYIRDVGDGSSTSSTGSTDSPDHHKHHPSTSPEHLQKPRGEGSPEHQKHRSISPEHLQKPRGSGSPDHHLKGPSPEHHKTIVKVPEQQKHSSSSPETIPKHVLSSSPEHFQKQRPGGSPEHQKHSGGSPDHLQKHTPSGSTEHLHKVRGTSPEHLKQHYGGSPEHLKHLSGGSREGTLRRQVTDELSPHHRSLYNGMNAPASCENLP
- the CCDC85A gene encoding coiled-coil domain-containing protein 85A isoform X1: MSKVAAESCGAAPAEDLSKVSDEELLKWSKEELIRSLRRAEAEKMSAMLDHSNLIREVNRRLQLHLGEIRGLKDINQKLQEDNQELRDLCCFLDDDRQKGKRVSREWQRLGRYSASVMHKEVALYLQKLKELEVRQEEVVKENLELKELCVLLDEEKSGGAGSRSSIDSQISLCQLTATSAYIRDVGDGSSTSSTGSTDSPDHHKHHPSTSPEHLQKPRGEGSPEHQKHRSISPEHLQKPRGSGSPDHHLKGPSPEHHKTIVKVPEQQKHSSSSPETIPKHVLSSSPEHFQKQRPGGSPEHQKHSGGSPDHLQKHTPSGSTEHLHKVRGTSPEHLKQHYGGSPEHLKHLSGGSREGTLRRQVTDELSPHHRSLYNGMNESTLSYVRQLEARVRQLEEENRMLPQVVWRKLGDAAGSCPGIRQHLSGNQYKGPM
- the CCDC85A gene encoding coiled-coil domain-containing protein 85A isoform X5 → MSKVAAESCGAAPAEDLSKVSDEELLKWSKEELIRSLRRAEAEKMSAMLDHSNLIREVNRRLQLHLGEIRGLKDINQKLQEDNQELRDLCCFLDDDRQKGKRVSREWQRLGRYSASVMHKEVALYLQKLKELEVRQEEVVKENLELKELCVLLDEEKSGGAGSRSSIDSQISLCQLTATSAYIRDVGDGSSTSSTGSTDSPDHHKHHPSTSPEHLQKPRGEGSPEHQKHRSISPEHLQKPRGSGSPDHHLKGPSPEHHKTIVKVPEQQKHSSSSPETIPKHVLSSSPEHFQKQRPGGSPEHQKHSGGSPDHLQKHTPSGSTEHLHKVRGTSPEHLKQHYGGSPEHLKHLSGGSREGTLRRQVTDELSPHHRSLYNGMNGPKTTALVHVAEAF
- the CCDC85A gene encoding coiled-coil domain-containing protein 85A isoform X3, translated to MSKVAAESCGAAPAEDLSKVSDEELLKWSKEELIRSLRRAEAEKMSAMLDHSNLIREVNRRLQLHLGEIRGLKDINQKLQEDNQELRDLCCFLDDDRQKGKRVSREWQRLGRYSASVMHKEVALYLQKLKELEVRQEEVVKENLELKELCVLLDEEKSGGAGSRSSIDSQISLCQLTATSAYIRDVGDGSSTSSTGSTDSPDHHKHHPSTSPEHLQKPRGEGSPEHQKHRSISPEHLQKPRGSGSPDHHLKGPSPEHHKTIVKVPEQQKHSSSSPETIPKHVLSSSPEHFQKQRPGGSPEHQKHSGGSPDHLQKHTPSGSTEHLHKVRGTSPEHLKQHYGGSPEHLKHLSGGSREGTLRRQVTDELSPHHRSLYNGMNDSKLLLSWKGPTKIIERSSSKWLVWRLNPQP
- the CCDC85A gene encoding coiled-coil domain-containing protein 85A isoform X6 — protein: MSKVAAESCGAAPAEDLSKVSDEELLKWSKEELIRSLRRAEAEKMSAMLDHSNLIREVNRRLQLHLGEIRGLKDINQKLQEDNQELRDLCCFLDDDRQKGKRVSREWQRLGRYSASVMHKEVALYLQKLKELEVRQEEVVKENLELKELCVLLDEEKSGGAGSRSSIDSQISLCQLTATSAYIRDVGDGSSTSSTGSTDSPDHHKHHPSTSPEHLQKPRGEGSPEHQKHRSISPEHLQKPRGSGSPDHHLKGPSPEHHKTIVKVPEQQKHSSSSPETIPKHVLSSSPEHFQKQRPGGSPEHQKHSGGSPDHLQKHTPSGSTEHLHKVRGTSPEHLKQHYGGSPEHLKHLSGGSREGTLRRQVTDELSPHHRSLYNGMNGFFSVTKSIKKT
- the CCDC85A gene encoding coiled-coil domain-containing protein 85A isoform X8, translating into MSKVAAESCGAAPAEDLSKVSDEELLKWSKEELIRSLRRAEAEKMSAMLDHSNLIREVNRRLQLHLGEIRGLKDINQKLQEDNQELRDLCCFLDDDRQKGKRVSREWQRLGRYSASVMHKEVALYLQKLKELEVRQEEVVKENLELKELCVLLDEEKSGGAGSRSSIDSQISLCQLTATSAYIRDVGDGSSTSSTGSTDSPDHHKHHPSTSPEHLQKPRGEGSPEHQKHRSISPEHLQKPRGSGSPDHHLKGPSPEHHKTIVKVPEQQKHSSSSPETIPKHVLSSSPEHFQKQRPGGSPEHQKHSGGSPDHLQKHTPSGSTEHLHKVRGTSPEHLKQHYGGSPEHLKHLSGGSREGTLRRQVTDELSPHHRSLYNGMNESTLSYVRQLEARVRQLEEENRMLPQDAVRMPGGAEGSHCPANEPANSSGHGSASQQSDSVVNALKVVWRKLGDAAGSCPGIRQHLSGNQYKGPM
- the CCDC85A gene encoding coiled-coil domain-containing protein 85A isoform X4, whose protein sequence is MSKVAAESCGAAPAEDLSKVSDEELLKWSKEELIRSLRRAEAEKMSAMLDHSNLIREVNRRLQLHLGEIRGLKDINQKLQEDNQELRDLCCFLDDDRQKGKRVSREWQRLGRYSASVMHKEVALYLQKLKELEVRQEEVVKENLELKELCVLLDEEKSGGAGSRSSIDSQISLCQLTATSAYIRDVGDGSSTSSTGSTDSPDHHKHHPSTSPEHLQKPRGEGSPEHQKHRSISPEHLQKPRGSGSPDHHLKGPSPEHHKTIVKVPEQQKHSSSSPETIPKHVLSSSPEHFQKQRPGGSPEHQKHSGGSPDHLQKHTPSGSTEHLHKVRGTSPEHLKQHYGGSPEHLKHLSGGSREGTLRRQVTDELSPHHRSLYNGMNGCVEETWRCCRVVPWN
- the CCDC85A gene encoding coiled-coil domain-containing protein 85A isoform X2 encodes the protein MSKVAAESCGAAPAEDLSKVSDEELLKWSKEELIRSLRRAEAEKMSAMLDHSNLIREVNRRLQLHLGEIRGLKDINQKLQEDNQELRDLCCFLDDDRQKGKRVSREWQRLGRYSASVMHKEVALYLQKLKELEVRQEEVVKENLELKELCVLLDEEKSGGAGSRSSIDSQISLCQLTATSAYIRDVGDGSSTSSTGSTDSPDHHKHHPSTSPEHLQKPRGEGSPEHQKHRSISPEHLQKPRGSGSPDHHLKGPSPEHHKTIVKVPEQQKHSSSSPETIPKHVLSSSPEHFQKQRPGGSPEHQKHSGGSPDHLQKHTPSGSTEHLHKVRGTSPEHLKQHYGGSPEHLKHLSGGSREGTLRRQVTDELSPHHRSLYNGMNESTLSYVRQLEARVRQLEEENRMLPQALIPC